AAATAGGAAGAACGTAATAGTATTTCGTTACTGCAGTAAAATGTTAGATAGAATTAAGATAACTCATAGCTTTGGCTTATTCTTCATCAGTTACATCTGGTTCAGCTTTCTCATCTTCGCTGACTTCTACAACTTCTTGGGATTCAGCGGGCGTCTCAGGAACAACTTCTGGACTTTCAGGTTCTTCTACGATAGGTTCATCTGCTACTTCACTATAACAAATTGTTGTAATTCATTACGTCACCAGATGGGGTGTTtgattaacttaatatatattatctacgagtattttaataattaacttgaAAAATGTTTCTAATATTGCTTTTACACGATGATTAATTTACCTAGTTTCAGCAGCAGTTATGTTGTCACCTGCGGAACCGCTGTGTGAAAGTTCTTCTAAACGAGCAGCTGCTAATTCAGATTCTTGTCTTGCAATTTCTGCTAATTCAGCTGCCTGTAGAAcgtcaaaaacaataaatatttattgatgacATCATTTATTTTGCTAGAAATATCGATTCTATACCTGTCTTGCAAGTTCTGCTTCACGTTCTTCTTGAGCCTGACGCTCAAATTCTTCTAATTTTGCCAATTCTTCTTGCCTGCGTTGTTCAGCCAACCTTTCTTCTTCCAGTCGACCTTCCTCTGCTAATCTAGCTTCTTCCGCTAGCCTTGCTTCTTCTGCTAATCTCGCTTCTTCCGCTAAACGAGCTACTTCAGCTAATCTTGCCTCTTCTGTTAAGCGAGCCTCTTCAGCTAATCTAGCTTCTTCAGCCTTACGCGCTTCTTCAGCTAATTTTGCTTCTTCAGCTTTACGCGCTTCTTCAGCTAATCTAGCTTCTTCTGCCTTACGAGCTTCTTCAGCTTGTCTAGCTGCTTCTTCAGCAGCCTTTCTAGCATCTTCTTCGGCTTTTCTAGCTTCTTCCTCTGCTTTACGTTTGGCTTCTTCCGCTTTACGTGCCTCTTCTTCTGCCCTTTTCTTTTCTGCAGCTTCACGTTCAGCCTTAAATAACaagtgaattattataaacagtttcattattatttctcaCAAATTGGTATGTaaaaattaacagttttatATTGTTTACCTGCGCTTTGCGCTCAGCTTCTCGTTTGGCTTCTTCTTTCAAAGctctgaaattaaaaatattatttttaaaatttcgttaaaaatataatgatactaCGTGttaaggtattttatttattgtagtagATCTGTTGAAAGTTTTAGTAATTaactattttaactttttaatgtttgtccttaaaaatatttttttcttacttaaATGTACTTGTAAGGTTTTTAAATATGCATTTATAAggctatttgtaaattaaacttACTTTTCTTCTGCGGCCCGAGCCTCCTCTTGCCTTTTTCGTTTAATTTCAGCTAAATCAGCCGCTGGTGTGAGGACTGGCTCAGCTGTTGTAGCCCGAAATCTTGCCTCACGATCGGCCTTTGTTGCCTTCATTTCAAGATCAGGGTCTTCCATCTTCTGTGGAGTTTGGAACTTGCGGCTCGGCCTCCACGGGAGGAGTTTCACTGCATTGCAGTAAGTGGTCACGTGGTACCCATGATCATTGGTGAAATGATTTGCTTTAGCAGCTGACTGCAGAAGCATGTCATTTTGCATCAATGATCACAAATGGAAAGTAAGCGCAGCAGCACAGCTCGTAACGCTCTCAACGTGAGTGCTATTAGCCATGATCCGGGCTTTGAAGCTTAATGGATAATGGAAATCGTCGAGATGTTTTAATCTTTGATTTGCCTCATGCTGTGATCCGTGTGAAAGCGTGTTCGGGCCGTGTGCAAATTACtaattcttaataataagttttgcaTGAAATGTGGATTTGagacattattttacaattcataACATAGCTATGATTCTgaggaaaaatatttacaatatattttaatgatcaaAAAATATCTGTCTTATATTACATTTGGTTAATATAAATGCatgtcttttatatatttgttatttaagaaaGCGAAGCGTTACGCATAAGCCCGGGTACTTTAAGCATGAAGGTTAGGGTATCTATCGTGCAAACTAATTAAAACAACTAAGActggtaaaatatttattgttaaacaaAATCAGTTCTGTTAAGTAAGAAAGAGACGTCTCGATCACCGAGTGGCGGCGGACCGCACTACCACGACTACGACTAGAAGTGTACAATTAAATCAAACGTTTGTAAATGGATAACAAAAATAGATTTGAAACGTGTAAaagtagtaatattaaaaatatatgtatacgatCGATTAGTCGGGTCGTGTTATACCGAGATCAAGGACGCGAAGGGCGGACGCGGCGCGGGCGCAGGCCGGGGGGCCGtgcgcccgcgccgcgccgcgtcGGTGGCGAGGGAGTGGGCGGAGCTACGCGCACTGCGCCGCTGGCACCTTTTCCGGCGCATCATCCGCTGCAAGAGACACCACACCCAGTGTTAGACACTGATTTTATACTTGTTCTTTTAATTGCTCTTTTTATACGACTACACTTCGAAGCTGGTAAGCATAATTTAGAAACGAACACGCTAATGAGGCCTCGTAACCTTGTCTGGAACGCACTCATAGAAGTATTCataagaacaaataaaaattaatagtaattttaattttattttttaaatttttgccgCGTTTAACTTCAGAGTTGCATTTCTTTGTAGCTGTAgtaggtatttaatttaattaaaatacttaattcatGCCAGAAGttttgctattttaaataagtttacttatgtaaaataagtaaattaattcaagcTCGGTCTGAATTTGTTCGCATGGTCTAAATTAAAACATGTATGATGAAATGTGGGAAGTAATTTTATCCTAAATCAAAATGTGGAAGTCTGAAAGTATAAAGATGGTCCAGAGAAAGATACGCAAAGTATAAAATAGATGATCATCAACTCGTGATAATGGACTTAAATGGGGAGACATTTGCATAGCGTGCTGTACCTACATGGTATAAAATGAGCCCCTGGCAGTACATAGCGAGAACTTTAGAAAAATTGTAGAATAATGTCTcccttttaaaacaaaataatttttttctatgatTTACCTCATGATGATAACAGTACTGAATTTCTATAGAGCTGgtggttaaatttttaaattcgttttttttattatctacattAATTTTTGGTCATAAGTATTCTAATCTAATCTGTACCTATTTAGGGTTCTTATAAATATGTCTAtgagtgtatttttaaaaactttcaaaTTTAGCCGTTTAGATTATAACAGAATagattatttaactaaaacgcTTCGACCGCGacgataaacaaatattatttttcattttgttttcgtGTAATGTGTTAATTTTAAGAGTGACgccatatatttatttcttgttgtAGGTATATAGGCGCAGGCTTACTAACGATAAAGCGTAACTATTTGTATTTATCTAAAAGTCTTATATACAAGGATGAGATATTTAATAGAACTAGTAAATCTcgaaagattattttaaatgcatTGATACCTACTTGATTAAAGAtactatttctattatatattatttatatatatatttattttatgattattatatattatagttgagTGATTCTGTTTATAAAGTTAGATGATTTTTTTCTAAACTGTAAATAAAACACTCGATAATGTGTATGTACAACGAGTTACGAGGTTGCTCACTGCGCtccattttacatttaattataattttataattatgcggAAAGTAAGCGAGCGCTAGCGAGGCGTCTGTTATGTAGTACCTGTGGCCGTTTCTACGGCCAAACCCGCGGCCGCCAATCTGTTCTTCGCGTAAAACGAGAGAAGGTTGACGTCGTCCCTGATGCTAAGTTCCTTGTAGAGAGGCCTGCGGTTGGAGAAGGCCTTTTTACCGGAATAGTGTACGCACGCGAGGTGGCCGCGTCCTGGCGAGCAACACCTCGGTTTAAAGGGGCACACTGGGACAAATTGTTAGATAGACCAAAAGGAGGAAGAAAGGTAGACATTAAGTTAATTCCGATAGGTTTTCAACGATACGGattgacataaatatttgataaaaaaataaacacaaagatatatattatttaaaactgcaACGCCATTTAATCCCATCTGACTTAGTGCTTTAGTAAGATATTCATGTTAATAGAAAATTCGTAGTCCTCTGAAACTTTTTATTACCTGTAAACTTCTTAGCGGGCTCTGCGTAGAATGAAATGTGATGAATGTTGTCTGAAACGCTGCGCAAAGGCAACAGTAACTTAGCAACATACGCATCATTGCTGAAGCGGTAAGGCATCGGCTCGCCGTAAGAGTATCTGTCGACGTGGCCAAAGTTATTCAATCTCCTAGATAGCATCTGATATAAATACCATCACATATCGAAGACGTAATTACAATCGGatgaaaaactaataaaaaaagataagaaCTGAAAGCAATAAACACTGGCATTTAAAACTGCTATAATTAAACCATCGAGCAGTACAACTTGCACGTCACAAGAGCAGATAATCTTGGCTGAGAAACATACACCCACACTGGAAATATCTGCCAGTATTCAAAGTAATATCTTAACAAAATCCTTTTATAAGTGTATGGATCATTTTATGCAAAGGTGTATTGTTTACAATGCTGTGGTGCATTGCCAAAATCATGTTCGACGCATGTGTAAAGACAATGTCAGTGTCAAAGCGTCTGATAGACTCATCAATGGGTGgactatttttaaaacgttacatCAGTTGATGCCAAAAAAACTTGACATGAAACTACGTCAGGTGTTTCGATTTCAACCATGTCCGAATGAGCCCTCGATTTGGCATGTTACTTCGCTGTAATTAATATCATTTCTATAATTAACTGAAGGAATCCATTTATATACAGTTTTAAttggaatttttaaaaacataattttgaatgaaattacgtttattgtaaattaattatgccaaaaaaattaacaaaatttcataatgaagGAATATCCTAATAGCGAAGGGCGTAATCGAAAAGGTCACAGGGATTGTTTTATCgacttacattttatttgaatttggtACGGGTTACTAAGTCGGCGGATAGTAAGTTCTTTAGTTGTCAATACCTTTCATataggaatattttttataactgatATGGacactttcatttttatttaattgatttacgTTCATAGTACTTTATTAGCGTAGGTTTTATCAAACTCACGAGTATATAGTGTCGAGTGGTGCCATGGTTTTTGCGCGTGGAACCACAGAACGGGCGCGCTGCAGCAGCGAAGCAGTGTCGGCGCGTATACGACGAGTTTCATCTTCGAAATTCTGTAATGTTGAAAAATGTTATGAGGATAATGTCTTCTTGATTGATTTCGGTGATATAGAGAGAAAAATAGCGCACTAGCTCCTTTTCCGTAACCTCATAGTCAAATGGGATAGCAATCGGTCACATTCCGTAAGGAATAAAGCACATGAGCAAAGGACTTGCATGAGTCCCGGGCTGCTTCTGGGATGTCTTAACCGACAACCATTTATTGGACCGACACGATTATATGACTTGCAGACACAAATCAACGAtatcgttaaaataaattaagtttaatacaaaatcaatataattttacgttCCTTTTTATACAATCCACTCATTAGATGAATATGTAGGAAAAGTTTTATGCAACTTTACCTAAAtataactgaaatataaatTCCCAACAAACTTCACTAATCTTACTCTACAGTGTaatcgttattaataaatacgttaAGAAGATAGTAATATTTCAGCACAAGAACAAATGTAAACGGGTCAAGAGCGTCtagattattttagtatttgaaCGTCAAGAAATATAATATCGTTGTAAACTTGCTTTGATTCTGGATCTAAaggatttcatattaaaatcacttattttttaagaaagaagtaattaaaacaatttacatatCATTTGGCATTGCTACATAATATACGatacaattaaatgaaaattgagACTTAATTATCAAACAAGATCTTTGCCAAGGGCATTTTCCTGTCATAATAATTTCGAGGTCGCTCcgacaattatttttgtataatatcaaTCATCACATTCAATGTTTTtcgtgtgtttataattcattttgtgaaagaaaacatcgtgacgaaaccttcATGTTGCGTATGAATTTTACCACATTATACAATTTACACGCTCACTAGAACAGCGtagcattatatatttttcttaaaacaagGGAAGACCGTTCCTTTTGTCCAGAGTCCAGATCAATGGTTTGTTACTTAACTAGGTGTATTCATCAATAGTTTGCAGAAAGACTTTTGATATATTTAGcaattgaatacattttaattgcTTATGTATTTTCATGAAATGTAAGCTTAAGCCTTACCGTGtttgtgttaatattattattatttctttgtagttgatattatttattgctgtGCCTgcctgtatatataattttaatcactaAAGAAAACTGAGATAATGCTTTTTGCACGGCTGTCAAAATAATCTTACAACATCTAAAATGATCCAGACAAGTACTGAATATATTTTCTGTTGCCCGTgacatttatgttataataactttagCAGCTTACTCTAGTAGATTCCGATCTGTAGTAGTCATCGATAGCGGAGATAGCAGTAGCTGGGCGGCGGCGATATGCGATGCGATCGAGTTCCTTCAAGATGATAGACGGGCGAACGCGCACACGTACGATGTGGTGGGGTGCTTCAGGGCACGTCACGAGTCGAGTAACAGTGCGATATGTCGGACGGTATATCATTTCATCCTGGAAATATACCACACTGTAATACTGATTCTAAAatcaaaaacacaaattaaaaaagtatttaatcagTGTTATGCTAGATATACTTTAATGTATTATGACTTACAGTTATAGGAATTAGATCaagatattgttataaaataaattaaaagtcctattaaagtaagaaattGTTAGATGATATTAAAACGCAGTAAAATATGGTTTAAAATttagagatattttaaataacgcaacagattaataataaaatcacatgCATAAGTTTAATGTATATCTTGTACTTACTTGGCTCAGATGTATTTGTCTATGAGCTGATAACAAAAATGGCACAAATGTGTCATTTCAATAGAAACTGCAgttttaacaataattgaaattactttttcttcttttaattaggtataaataatttcatttaagtttCAATTGAAATGAGTTGTATTTAGAAATGTTATCGTCATACAGTCTTGAAGGAATGTTGTGAATTATTAGATGTAGGTAAtgaaataacattgaaaaaaaaaagaaaatagagaaaaaataataacagataatTTACGCGTTTTAATAAAGAACACAAAAATGTATTAAGCAAGGCCTGTATTCAGTTCTGGTAGTACCTATGATTTTAAGCCCGAGCAAAAACTTAACATTGGTGCTCTCTAATCtactatataaaacaaatgtttaacaAAACTACGGGTAATTCCTGGGTGGGATTGCTTTTAACCGAGGGAATAACAATCCTCTagtttgtactttttttttgtacattcaCCGATCAGACCAATTGCTTACAAATCGAATTATTTTGAACGCAGGTAGCTACTTCACAAACTCGATAAATAGATCTTGGTTAAATTATAAGTGTATTATTGTCATTATATGTATTGTCTTGTTCATTTCACTATCcattatttacttgtttattaTGACAGAGTTATCTGGTATAAACCCTACGCACGCGTAGCCTTGATGCGTTCTGTCAGTACTTATTTATTCAAAGATATTAGGATAAAACCATAAAcaatttattgctttttaattatttaaccgaagccgagatggccctgtggtaagaacgcgtgaatcttaaccgatgatcgtgggttcaaacccgggcaagcaccactgaattttcatgtgcttaatttgtgattataattcatctcgtgctttacggtgaaggaaaacatcgtgaggaaacctgcatgtgtctaatttcactgaagttctgccacatgtgaattctaccaacccgcattggagcagcgtggtggaataagctccaaaccttctcctcaaaaagaggagaggaggcctttagcccagcagtgggacattcacaggctgttacggttacggttacggtaattatttaacatattcctAATAATAAGATTCCATAATATTAGTCCTAAGAACCACGGTATCCGTACGGATCGTACGACGCACTCTGAAGGCAATACTGGAGGtgcttataagttatttttttttcaatgaattaGCTGCTGTTTAAACTGCCCTGGAGTTATGTTTACTCTACCTAGGCTGCTAACTCTTATCTCTTTCCCATCcaatataattgattataaaacatatttatagctGCTACATAACTTTATAAGAAAACACGATATCAATAGCCCTGTGAGTCACAGCTTATACGATTCGAGTCGGGACAAAATTAGATTAAAACTCAACTCGCCGCTGTATCGTGGTATAGAACACCGGAGAAAATATTccaatgtttatattttctatatatttgtttggtttttgtgattgatttgatttttaaatagttttttccaCATGATACTAGGATCTTACCCGGATTTATTACGATGTCGTGAATATTTTATGGCTAAGCTActtaatttctaaatatatgttttaagcataattatataacaaacaatataatagtAAGAAATGTATTACGTACACTACACTAACGCGCACTTGCGCTTAAACGAATATTTGCTTTGAATTCATTTATTGATTAAGGTTTCAACAATTTTCTACCATGCTCTTCTAATGAACTGATttctaaatatactattaattactGATTTATTGaacttatatttcattaatttacaataaaaaatgatttattattttaaaacattcaaaataattacagtATGTTACTGTTTTCGTATACACTCCTcgataataagaattaaattacaaatgattTCAAAATCATGTATTTAGCTACAAACCTCATTAGCTGAAAGTAAACTAAACGCAATAATTTAGCAcgacataaaaatgtttattgtttagTTTTCGTAATACGCAGATGTTTTCACTTGGCCTTTGGTCTACTGCCAATACCTATTCCCTTGATCAATTTCCAGCAACGCCATTGTTTTTAGTCCGGGATATTAGACATCCGgccaattatttacataaacgcTAATTTGTGGCAAAGTTgtgtttacttaatttattcttttgCATATCAGCAAGGTCATTGTCAggattatatgtaatatataaataatatactttaaggAAACACTAAAtggaattttttatataatattttgtatttaatactttttaatattttcaaaagtaaaaaaaatccagCGCGAGTGCAATTGGACATTCGATATAGCTtgctttatttaagtaggtgTCTTTTTTGACCCACACAGATCTAATAGAGTCTAATATCACAAGTTTCGTATATGTCATATTAAAGACTTTTGTTTGTGATACATTAATGATCGATACCTACCTACATATTAACTAAGGGCATCCGGTAAAGACCCTACTCATATATCCCGTTGGCATATAGTCAATATATATTGATAGATCAAATCAAATTCTGTACTATCCCATAGACAATTACTTAGTTCTTTTTAAATAGTGGCTTCGGACGGGATTCGTAAGTAACATCGGTAAAATCAAATTgtacaataatatttcaaatacaatttatcGAATACCttgatataataacttttaagttatataatattggtaattaattatttcacttaCATAGTTCTGTTTGAGTAATAAGTTTTTGTGTAATACGAGTTTCTATAGAAATTACACAGCAATTAACGCATTAGATATATTTGGAAACTTCGTTCTTGAATTTGGCGTAATGCCATAACAACAACTCACGTTACTGCTATTTCAATAGACTGTAAAACTtcttttgtattgtataaagATGTAATAACATTCCGgaatcacatttttttattaatattttttggctgttatatatatattaatgtatttatttattacctatatatacctattttattGCATCTATCAACACTATAAACAATGTTGTATACCAACTAAACATTACCTGACAGTTATAATcatcgaaaataataataatatatatataataataaacaacggtattaaaaagtaattaataatgttcTAACTTCTAACTGCGATATCCTTTGCGTCATTTTGTTTTCCGTTCACCCGGTATTTTTCCGTAAGCCCGTAAGTACATATGCTCAGTGGCATATCTACCTTGTAGCTAACGGGACGCGTTCTCGGGCGGTGCCTTTCTAAATCGTTAcccattttttgttactttttaatttgacttttcTTAAGGAACTACAAAAACCTTATCAACATCACATAAATACTCTAAAAGTCATTATTAGTTACCTAcccttattttacaattaataggccagcgtttgaccgttgacttccctgatgttaagcatcgacacggtctaagatgtagcacgcttgcctataagaaacctgtttactctggatttgaagacgccaacattgtacctatcaggaaatacctATTCCTAATTAACCGATAAtctaattattgaataattaaaattatttcaatatcttTTACCTTAAATTTAAAGGGCGTAATTTTTTTCTGCCCGAGGAGCCAAGTCTTAAAGCTAACCTGTGCCTATGATCTTATTCAGGTCCCAGTTTATCTCTATGATAAAATATGCTTCGTCGTAATTAGGCAAGAAAGAGAcagatttactttcgcatttataacctTATTGGTTATCCCATACAATTTAAGTCGAATAAGTAATCGTTTGCCTCTATTTATACGGATTTAGTTGCATGTGTTCGACAAATAATAGTTGTAATACTTGTATATCAAAGTTTATTCACCCCTTTTTTCAGTGTCGTGTGCAAGTTTTCATGAATCGGATTTACAGACAAACAAgaactaacataaaaaaataacggctTATGTCCCTGTATATATTCTATGCCAGAACTTATTGCCGTTTAGTTTTCTATGATTTTCCAGAAGATCCTGTATGTGGCTTAAGTTGGCTTTTCAAAAACTTTGATATGATGAAATATTGAGAGCTTTTATGACGTAGCTTATCGTTTTCCAAtcaaataaagatttttcttttaatattaaattacatccTATTCTATTAATACAACGAATGAGTATTCCTCGTCCAATCTTCAGCATGTTGTAAGGATGCTTTAATCAACCTTTGGCTCGCAGGCCGGTAGTGAAAACTATTGCACGTGACTGCGCCAAGTTATGTATTATAGTGACGATTGATCTTGTCACTACTCATTTGCCATTCAGCCTAAATAGATTTgataattcataaattaaattaatccaaaatataaaattctaaaatttgtgttttaatttttctacaTACACTTAaagttatatgttaaaaatactgtATACAACAAAGTCCCCCGCTGCGTCTgtcacatataaataatttattaaggttttgtgaaaattcattgaaatattaCAATGTTGAAGAAGTCGGAAAAAATCGTGTCGAATGGGAGCTTTGCTGACGTGTGCCGCGTAACTTAttagaattatatgtatatcgatataaacatttatgtaGACCCTTATTGTGCCCGTGTGAAGCTGGGAAGTGTAGCTAATATATTCATTGTCATCTTTTAACATCAAATAACTGTTAAGCGTCATTTACGAAATTATACTCATACTTAGGTGCCTGAAATCAACAACAATTTCCATGCGTGCTGGCGTAATATTACGTCCAGCCTCAAACCGTTTACCGCACGGTGGTATTTTATtccgttaaaataaaaacgtcgcCCCATACGAGCtgcgtattaatttatttaagagatAAATAACAATGGCGAATGACATGAGTGATCTACTTAtgacaaaaacttataaaagcTGTTAAATGTGCACCTGCGATGTGTTGTGATAAACACGAGGCGGATACAAGCTCTGTGCTTGATGGTATTTACAAAGAATGCGTAACTCAATTGCGATTTACACACACTCACCTGAGACAGCTTAGGTATGTAAGTTACATACGGGATATTGTAATACGGTAGAAGGGATGAGAGATAGTACACGGACGTCAACGGCTGTCGGCAGCGGCGTCATAATGAAAATGGAATTTATCAAatcttaatatgtatatataagtttaatattcaacctttaatttataatcgcacaattaataataataaattatcctACATTTGtttgacattaaataataataataagaatgtcctccagaccgattaactactactactgagaatttgctgacagaaaaacccaataactttttattgacccgacctgggaattgaacccaggacctccgggtctgcg
The Nymphalis io chromosome 19, ilAglIoxx1.1, whole genome shotgun sequence DNA segment above includes these coding regions:
- the LOC126776098 gene encoding uncharacterized protein CG45076-like isoform X2, with amino-acid sequence MVYESDFYTTRRPYRPSSYSVSPLTSVYYLSSLLPYYNIPYVTYIPKLSQDEMIYRPTYRTVTRLVTCPEAPHHIVRVRVRPSIILKELDRIAYRRRPATAISAIDDYYRSESTRNFEDETRRIRADTASLLQRARSVVPRAKTMAPLDTIYSYSYGEPMPYRFSNDAYVAKLLLPLRSVSDNIHHISFYAEPAKKFTGRGHLACVHYSGKKAFSNRRPLYKELSIRDDVNLLSFYAKNRLAAAGLAVETATVKLLPWRPSRKFQTPQKMEDPDLEMKATKADREARFRATTAEPVLTPAADLAEIKRKRQEEARAAEEKALKEEAKREAERKAQAEREAAEKKRAEEEARKAEEAKRKAEEEARKAEEDARKAAEEAARQAEEARKAEEARLAEEARKAEEAKLAEEARKAEEARLAEEARLTEEARLAEVARLAEEARLAEEARLAEEARLAEEGRLEEERLAEQRRQEELAKLEEFERQAQEEREAELARQAAELAEIARQESELAAARLEELSHSGSAGDNITAAETSEVADEPIVEEPESPEVVPETPAESQEVVEVSEDEKAEPDVTDEE
- the LOC126776098 gene encoding uncharacterized protein CG45076-like isoform X1; this encodes MVYESDFYTTRRPYRPSSYSVSDEMIYRPTYRTVTRLVTCPEAPHHIVRVRVRPSIILKELDRIAYRRRPATAISAIDDYYRSESTRNFEDETRRIRADTASLLQRARSVVPRAKTMAPLDTIYSYSYGEPMPYRFSNDAYVAKLLLPLRSVSDNIHHISFYAEPAKKFTGRGHLACVHYSGKKAFSNRRPLYKELSIRDDVNLLSFYAKNRLAAAGLAVETATVKLLPWRPSRKFQTPQKMEDPDLEMKATKADREARFRATTAEPVLTPAADLAEIKRKRQEEARAAEEKALKEEAKREAERKAQAEREAAEKKRAEEEARKAEEAKRKAEEEARKAEEDARKAAEEAARQAEEARKAEEARLAEEARKAEEAKLAEEARKAEEARLAEEARLTEEARLAEVARLAEEARLAEEARLAEEARLAEEGRLEEERLAEQRRQEELAKLEEFERQAQEEREAELARQAAELAEIARQESELAAARLEELSHSGSAGDNITAAETSEVADEPIVEEPESPEVVPETPAESQEVVEVSEDEKAEPDVTDEE